The region TTTCTTTCATCATCTCTCTAACCAACTTGTCATCTGAAAGGACACATTTTAATTGATCCAAATGATGTTGCAACCTTTCAAAGCTTTCTACTGGAGGACGGCCAATAAATATTTTCTTATTCGCGGTCTTTAATAGTCCCTCTTCAGATAGCAACAATTCTTCAAACATTTTCTCACCAGGACGAAGCCCTGTATATTTAATATCAATGTCTTTTCCAAGTTCGAGTCCTGACAGACGAATCAATCCTTTAGCTAAATCGACAATTTTAACCGGTTCTCCCATATCTAAAACAAAGACTTCGCCCCCACGAGCCATTGCTCCAGCTTGTAACACCAACTCAACAGCCTCTGGTATTGTCATAAAATAACGAATAATATCAGGATGTGTTACTGTGATAGGGCCACCATTTTCTATCTGACGCTTAAACAATGGAATCACACTCCCATTGCTTCCAAGCACATTTCCAAAACGAACCGCGACATACTCACAACGGCTGTGCTCATTTAAACTTTGAATAATCATTTCCGCTAATCGTTTTGAAGCTCCCATAATATTTGTTGGATTCACAGCCTTATCCGTTGAAATTAACACAAAGCGTGACACCTTAAATTCATGTGCACATTTAGCAACATTTAAGGTTCCAAACACATTATTTTTAATCGCTTCTTGTGGACTAGCTTCCATGAGTGGTACATGTTTATGAGCTGCCGCATGATAGACAATCTGTGGGTGATACTGATTAAAAATTTGTCTGATACGGCTAAAGTCACGAACCGATGCGATGATAACTTTTAAATCTAATCCTTTTCCATACATCGCTTTTAACTCATTTTGAATGTCATACGCTGAATTTTCATAAATATCGACGATAATTAATGTTTTCGGGTTGAAACTAGCAATCTGACGACAAAGTTCAGAACCAATCGAACCGCCACCTCCTGTCACTAGCACCACTTTACCATGAATGAAGTTACTGATTTCTTCAAGGTTTGTTTCGACCGGATCACGTCCAAGTAAATCCTCAATTTCAACATCTCGTATTTTTCGAATATCGACTTCTCCGTTAATTAACTGATACAATCCCGGCATCGTCTTCAATTTACACGGCGTTTTCTGACAAATATCAAGAATCTGCTTCATCTCTTTTCCATTCATCGATGGAATCGAAACCAAGATTTCATCCACGTTCTTCTCTTCTACGACTCGCACGATATCGTGACGCGTTCCAACGACATCCACCCCATGTAACGTGCGACCTTGCTTACTTTTATCATCATCAATAACCCCAACCGGACGTAATTTTACATCCTCATTGATTTGAAGCTCGCGAATCACTGTTGATCCGGCATCTCCTCCGCCGACAATCAATACATTTTTCCACTTTGATTTAGGTTGCAGTTGTAAAGTAAATCGGCGATCGCGTCTTACCACACGATAAGCAAATCGAATCCCTCCGATAAAGAAAACGAGCAGTAAAATATAAACTGGCATTAAAATCACATCAAAATTAATATGCAAGATTGGGTTAATAACAAGAAATAAGATTAATCCCCCAATGACACAGGCCTTTAATACATTTAATAATTCTGAAATACTCGCATATTGCCATAAACTTTTATACAGTTTAAACAAATAAAATAACCCGACTAAACAGATAGAATAAGGGAGAACACTTTTTAAAAAATCATCTCCAAAATAGATAGGCCAATTGACCCCATATTTAAAACTTAAGATGAGATACGTACTAAGCTGTATTAAACAAACATCAATAAAGATTAAACTCATTTTCCAAACTTGGCCTAAATACATTCCTTTTAACACAGTCTCGCTCTTCATCTAACCCCCAACCTCTTTTCAATTCTCTTAATTTATTTTCTTCCAAATGCTTTTTTACCAAATGATTTTCTTCGCATAGGTTCCTCTTGCGTATAAGTATAATATTGATATCCTAAATAACGAGCAGACTCCACTGGTACCATCGTTAAAACGGCTCCAAGTAATCTTGCATTGACCTTTTCTAGATGATTCTTTGCCTGTTTCGTTAGCTCGATTTGCGTTTTTCCCGAAGCTACAACTAATAAGGTTCCATCTGTTTTAGTTGCAAGTAAGGCTGCATCCGTCACAACACCAACCGGTGGCGTATCATAAATCACGACATCATATGTTTCTTTTGCTTTTTCAAAGAAATGATTCATAGCACGTGAACTTAAAAGTTCTACTGAATTAGGCGGAATCGGGCCCGTTGTTAAGACACTTAAATTTTCTTTCACTGCGTGTACCACTTCAGAAATTTCTAAACGACTCGCCACTACATTTGTAAGTCCACGTGAGTTTTGTAAGTCAAAAAACTTATGTAATTTGGGACGACGTAAATCAGCATCGATTAATAAGACTTTTTTTCCTGTTTGAGCATAAGCAACGGCTAAATTAACTGATGTCGTGCTCTTTCCTTCTGATGGTCCTGGACTTGTAATCGTCAATGTTTTGATAGTTTCATCTAATCCTGAGAATTGAATATTCGTATATAAGGTTCGATAGGCCTCAGTAGCAGGAGACTTTGGACTAATCAAACTAATAACGTCATTATGCTCGACTTGTTTTCGCTTCATCCTTTTTCCCCTCCATCATTTTTTGTGCTCGATATTTTGAGAGTTCAATATCAGTATTTGGAATGACTCCCATAATTGGAATGCCCAGTTCATCTTCTACTTCTTTTGCTGTTTTAAAAGTTGTATCTAAAACTTCTAATAAAAGGATGATTCCAATTGCTAAAACAACTCCAATCATGCCCCCTATCATAATACTTCGATTTAAATTCATTCCTGATGTCACATACGGGACTCGTGCTTCATCAACGACAGATAAATCAATATCAGACATCATTTTCTTTACCATATCCATTAAAACTTCTGCTGTGATATTAGCAACTTTGGCAGCTGACTCTGCATTTGTATGTGTCACCGATAATTTGACGAGTGATCCATCCCCAGCACTGATACTAATACTTCCTAATGAACCACTACCTACTGCCTCAGCTATTTGTGTTCGCACTGACTGACTATTTAACATGCCAGTAAATGTTGTGATCACATTACTTCCAACAGAAAAATCACGACTACTCGTCGTCAATCCTGTGCTTTTATAGTGCATTAATAAAGTCGTTGACGCTTGATAAACTGGAACATAACTACTATAGGTACGGTATCCCATTAATCCAGCTAACAAACCACCTAATAGGACGATGAGCCACCAACGTTTTTTTAATAAATCAATGTACTCATAGAAATTAATTCCTTTTTCAGCTATTTGCATCTTTTTATCCCCCTATTTCTAAAAATTAAACTTGGTGTGGCTAAATGTTCATTTTATTCATTTCTGTAAAATTTATATCTTATTTTGCCTGTCAGATAGTGTCATATTATCAATAAGAATCATATTTATTGGGATATTCGACGTGTAGTGTAATCTTTTTCACTTGATTAGTTAAAATTCACTATTGTAAATTGTCAAAAAGGGGAATTTAATATTTTTTAGTAAAATATGTAACAATTTATATGTTATCGTAATAAGAAGAAGAATTGATGGAGCTTTTTGTAAAAATAGTTCCTATTACATTCGCCTTGACTTGATTTAATTGCTTTTGACACAGTTTTACTTTTCCTATTTTTGATTTACCTTCCTCTATTAAAAATAAAACCCCACTTGAGTGAGTCGAAAGAATCGTTGCATCATTCACAAAGCACATTGGAGGACTTGTCATTAAAATAACATCATAGTTAGTTTTTAAATGAGATAATAATGAATTCATTTTCATCGAACCGATAACCACATTCGGATGAGGGACTAATGGTCCCGATGGTAACACATGAAGATTATGTTCAATTTCAGTAATGGCTTTTCCTATGGGAATTTCATTTAATAATACATTACTCATCCCCGGTTCTTTGTTCAGTTGAAAAAAGCGATGTAAACGAGGACGGTATAAATCTCCCTCTACAATTAATACGCGCTGACCAATTTTAGCAAACATCAAGCCGAGTTGACTGATGATGGATCCCATTTTTTCATTGAGTTCATACGAGACAAATAAAAATATTTTATGTTTCTCATTTAAAGCACTGTATTGTAAATTCGTACGTAATGTACGATAATATTCCGAAGCATGCCTATATTCTTTAGTTATTTTTTGCGACTTTTTCATCGATTCTTCCTCCAATCAAATTAGTTTTATGTCTATTATTAGAACGATTAAAACTTATCTGAAGTTATATATATGTCAGTCAATCATTAAATAATACTTTATTAAAAAAATACCCAAAAAAAAGCAGACCATTTACTAAGTGGTCTGCTACTTATTTTTGGTTAGTTAAAGTAATTAAATTGATTTCTGGTGGATTAAACCATCGCTTTTGAAGCCATTTACTAGAGGCACTCGCGCCTAGGCCCGCTGTTGTATATTGGCTATACCCTTCAAATTGTTTTAAACCCATGACGTCTGATTGGTCAGGAAACCATTGTTGACCATCAATATTTGGAATAAAAATAGCTCCATATCCCGGAATCCGAATTTGTCCCCCATGATAATGACCTACGAGTATCAAATCATAGCCAAGATTTTGAGGGAGTGGCTCATGTCCAAGACCAATAACCACTTTGTCATCGAATTCATCACCTAGTACGGTATTCCACACGTATTGTTTAATCAGTAGCTCTTTCCCATTGCGATTAAAAACGTACGGTTCATCTAACATTTCTAAACCATGTTGCCGAATAATTTCCACATCCTCGAGTGAATCAATGTTTCCTTTCACAAAAAATTGTGGTGCATCTGACTCAATCCCTTCTAACACATCAAAAAATGGAGTTAAATCAGGATTATGTCGATCCACAACGTCTCCTGTAATGGCAATCATATCAAACGATTGCTTGTTAATGAGTCTTGTGAGAATCCATTGGTCCCGTCCAAAGGTTTTTCCATGTAAATCGCTAAATTGTAAAATTGTAAATCCTTCAAATTCATCTGGTAAGTCTTCAATATAGATGACTTCTTTTCGAACGATTGGAAAAAGATTTAGGAATTCATTAAATAAATAAATCCCCATGATTCCTATACATAAACTACAAACCATCACCTTAAATTCTCCCATTTTCCCCTCCTTTTTTATTAGTCAACTATATTATAAAAAAACAAGTCCTACAAAATTCATAGAAAAGTGCCACTGTTCATTAAAACGCTTTATATTAAAGTTTTTATATTATCGTTTATTCAAATATGATATAATTTAAAGAGTATTTTTGTAAAAAAATAGGGATTTTTACGAAATATTTGAATATGGGATTGGAGAGATAAGTTTTATGAGAAAGCCTGTACGTAAAGCCGTGATTCCCGCTGCAGGATTTGGAACTCGTTTCTTACCTGCAACAAAATCACAACCAAAAGAAATGTTACCAATCGTTGATAAGCCAACGATTCAGTACATTATTGAAGAAGCGATTGCTTCAGGAATTGAAGAAATTTTAATTGTCACTAGTTCAACTAAACGTTCAATTGAAGATCACTTTGATAAATCATATGAACTTGAAGATACATTAGCTAAAAAAGGGAAACAAGACATGTTAGAAATGGTTCAAAGCATTTCAAATATGGCTCAAATTCACTACATTCGTCAAAAAGAAGCGAAAGGTTTAGGGCATGCCATTTTATGTGCTAAAACGTTTATCGGTGATGAACCCTTTGCTGTCCTTTTAGGAGACGATATCGTCGTAAACGAAGAAAACCCAGCAACAGGGCAATTAATTCGTGCCTACGAAAAGAATGGATGCTCAATCATGGGAGTTCAATCCGTTGCTGACGAGGACGTCTCAAAATACGGAATCATGAAACCATCTACTTCATCTAAACCAGATGGACGCTTAGTGAAATTAAGTGGAATGGTTGAAAAACCAAAACAAGAAGAGGCGCCATCTAATTTAGCCGTGATGGGACGCTACGTCTTAACACCTGAAATCTTCGAAATGTTAGAAACGCAAGAACCAGGAGCAGGTGGAGAAATCCAATTAACAGACGCGATTGACCGCTTAATGGACCGCCAAGCGGTTTACGCTTACGACTTCGAAGGAAATCGTTACGATGTCGGAGACAAATTCGGCTTCATTAAAGCAACGATCGACTTCGCCTTAAGCCGCGAAGACTTAAAACACCAAGTAGAAGCTTATTTAAAAGAATTAATGGCATAAAAAAATGAGGAACGACAGATGATCGTTCCTCATTTTTTTATTTATTTGTATATCCAAACTTTTCATAAATAGCTGTTTCAGTTTGTAAAACAGTGTCTGATGGTTGATAATTTTCATCTCCATAAATATTTTGGTGTAGTTCTTTAACAATCGTTTGATAGCTATTCATGACATATAACGGGCTATATCCTTTGTAACTAACGCTATGGTTAATATCTGAATATCCATTAGTCGGAATTTGATATTGTTCAATGTTAGCAAGATCTATTTTAAGAGCATCAAGCCCTAAATTAATGATTTCATCTTTTGAAAGATTGGTTTCAATATAAGGAAGTGTCTCATTTAACAGGGTTAATAATTGTGTATATGGTGTCTGTTTCATTTTAGCGAAGATTGCTTTCATCACAGTTGTTTGGCGCTCCATTCTAACGTAATCGCTATCTGCATATCTAATACGCATATAAGCCATGGCTTGCGCACCATTTAAGTTTTGTAATCCTGCCGATTTAATTTGATCACGAGCATATGGAACTTCAGATTCTTTGACATCGATTTCAACCCCACCAACTATATCAACTATTTTTTCAATTGCGTCAAAATTAAATGAGACATAGCGTGTTAAATCTAAATCAAAATTGTAATTGATGGTTTGCATGGCAAGCTTTGCCCCACCATAAGCATAAGCATGATTTAATTTATCAAAATCTTGTACCTCTGCTGGAATATAGATAAGTGTATCACGCTGTAAAGATGTTACAGCCGCGCGTTTATTTTCAGTATCTAAAGATAAAACCTTCATCGCATCACTACGCCCATCCGATCCATCACCATTTTGATCGAGACCAAATACCGCAATATTGACCACTTTTGATTCTTCTTCTTTTTGAATGATTTGCTCAGTAATCCCTGCCTCTTCTTTTGTTATACTCTCCGTCATCACCATCTGATCAAGCGTAGAGTTAATGACATAGTTTGCGAATATAAATCCACCACCTATTAAGAGCATCAGTATGCTTAAAATAATCGCCAATGTTATCCCAAATTTTTTCATAAAATCATCCCCTAATTTTCTATCCATTCCTATTTTATCACAATATTTTACACATTAAGATTGTTTACATTATTTTTTCAAAATTTTAAACGTTTTA is a window of Turicibacter sanguinis DNA encoding:
- a CDS encoding CpsD/CapB family tyrosine-protein kinase; translation: MKKSQKITKEYRHASEYYRTLRTNLQYSALNEKHKIFLFVSYELNEKMGSIISQLGLMFAKIGQRVLIVEGDLYRPRLHRFFQLNKEPGMSNVLLNEIPIGKAITEIEHNLHVLPSGPLVPHPNVVIGSMKMNSLLSHLKTNYDVILMTSPPMCFVNDATILSTHSSGVLFLIEEGKSKIGKVKLCQKQLNQVKANVIGTIFTKSSINSSSYYDNI
- a CDS encoding LCP family protein — its product is MKKFGITLAIILSILMLLIGGGFIFANYVINSTLDQMVMTESITKEEAGITEQIIQKEEESKVVNIAVFGLDQNGDGSDGRSDAMKVLSLDTENKRAAVTSLQRDTLIYIPAEVQDFDKLNHAYAYGGAKLAMQTINYNFDLDLTRYVSFNFDAIEKIVDIVGGVEIDVKESEVPYARDQIKSAGLQNLNGAQAMAYMRIRYADSDYVRMERQTTVMKAIFAKMKQTPYTQLLTLLNETLPYIETNLSKDEIINLGLDALKIDLANIEQYQIPTNGYSDINHSVSYKGYSPLYVMNSYQTIVKELHQNIYGDENYQPSDTVLQTETAIYEKFGYTNK
- a CDS encoding YveK family protein, with the translated sequence MQIAEKGINFYEYIDLLKKRWWLIVLLGGLLAGLMGYRTYSSYVPVYQASTTLLMHYKSTGLTTSSRDFSVGSNVITTFTGMLNSQSVRTQIAEAVGSGSLGSISISAGDGSLVKLSVTHTNAESAAKVANITAEVLMDMVKKMMSDIDLSVVDEARVPYVTSGMNLNRSIMIGGMIGVVLAIGIILLLEVLDTTFKTAKEVEDELGIPIMGVIPNTDIELSKYRAQKMMEGKKDEAKTSRA
- a CDS encoding CpsD/CapB family tyrosine-protein kinase, which translates into the protein MKRKQVEHNDVISLISPKSPATEAYRTLYTNIQFSGLDETIKTLTITSPGPSEGKSTTSVNLAVAYAQTGKKVLLIDADLRRPKLHKFFDLQNSRGLTNVVASRLEISEVVHAVKENLSVLTTGPIPPNSVELLSSRAMNHFFEKAKETYDVVIYDTPPVGVVTDAALLATKTDGTLLVVASGKTQIELTKQAKNHLEKVNARLLGAVLTMVPVESARYLGYQYYTYTQEEPMRRKSFGKKAFGRK
- the galU gene encoding UTP--glucose-1-phosphate uridylyltransferase GalU, whose product is MRKPVRKAVIPAAGFGTRFLPATKSQPKEMLPIVDKPTIQYIIEEAIASGIEEILIVTSSTKRSIEDHFDKSYELEDTLAKKGKQDMLEMVQSISNMAQIHYIRQKEAKGLGHAILCAKTFIGDEPFAVLLGDDIVVNEENPATGQLIRAYEKNGCSIMGVQSVADEDVSKYGIMKPSTSSKPDGRLVKLSGMVEKPKQEEAPSNLAVMGRYVLTPEIFEMLETQEPGAGGEIQLTDAIDRLMDRQAVYAYDFEGNRYDVGDKFGFIKATIDFALSREDLKHQVEAYLKELMA
- a CDS encoding nucleoside-diphosphate sugar epimerase/dehydratase gives rise to the protein MKSETVLKGMYLGQVWKMSLIFIDVCLIQLSTYLILSFKYGVNWPIYFGDDFLKSVLPYSICLVGLFYLFKLYKSLWQYASISELLNVLKACVIGGLILFLVINPILHINFDVILMPVYILLLVFFIGGIRFAYRVVRRDRRFTLQLQPKSKWKNVLIVGGGDAGSTVIRELQINEDVKLRPVGVIDDDKSKQGRTLHGVDVVGTRHDIVRVVEEKNVDEILVSIPSMNGKEMKQILDICQKTPCKLKTMPGLYQLINGEVDIRKIRDVEIEDLLGRDPVETNLEEISNFIHGKVVLVTGGGGSIGSELCRQIASFNPKTLIIVDIYENSAYDIQNELKAMYGKGLDLKVIIASVRDFSRIRQIFNQYHPQIVYHAAAHKHVPLMEASPQEAIKNNVFGTLNVAKCAHEFKVSRFVLISTDKAVNPTNIMGASKRLAEMIIQSLNEHSRCEYVAVRFGNVLGSNGSVIPLFKRQIENGGPITVTHPDIIRYFMTIPEAVELVLQAGAMARGGEVFVLDMGEPVKIVDLAKGLIRLSGLELGKDIDIKYTGLRPGEKMFEELLLSEEGLLKTANKKIFIGRPPVESFERLQHHLDQLKCVLSDDKLVREMMKEIVTTYKEPDHHFKKELNLVVEDVS
- a CDS encoding metallophosphoesterase, which produces MGEFKVMVCSLCIGIMGIYLFNEFLNLFPIVRKEVIYIEDLPDEFEGFTILQFSDLHGKTFGRDQWILTRLINKQSFDMIAITGDVVDRHNPDLTPFFDVLEGIESDAPQFFVKGNIDSLEDVEIIRQHGLEMLDEPYVFNRNGKELLIKQYVWNTVLGDEFDDKVVIGLGHEPLPQNLGYDLILVGHYHGGQIRIPGYGAIFIPNIDGQQWFPDQSDVMGLKQFEGYSQYTTAGLGASASSKWLQKRWFNPPEINLITLTNQK